The sequence below is a genomic window from candidate division TA06 bacterium.
TTTACGCTTCGCTTTTCCATGCGGTTTTGGGATACGTGGGCGACCGCTGCAATCTGGATACCCACGCCCTTTCCAAGGAGCAGCTTAAGGCCGAGCTTTTGCGCCTGAACCTGACGCCCGATCTGGCGGATAAGATCATCGAGATGGTAGAGCAATGCGATATCGCTAGGTTCTCGCCCGACCAGGCCGCTTACAAAACGCCCCGGGACCTGTTCGACAGGTCACGGGAGATATTGAACCAACTATAGTCTCTAAATTCAATTCTCGAAATCATGTTAACTAATCTCTTACTGCTTTTTACTGTGGCCTTAAGCCCGGCCGGATCATACAACCTGGGCAACAAGCATTACAGCCAAAACGACTATTCCCAAGCCGTGGCCGCTTACCAGGAGGCCTTGCGGTCAGGGCCCGACGCTTCGGTTCTGTATAATCTGGGAAACGGCTATTTCAAGAGCGGCCGGATCGGCCTGGCCGTTGCCAGCTACCGCCGGGCCCGGTATCTAAGCCCCCGGGACAAGGACATCAGCGCCAAC
It includes:
- a CDS encoding tetratricopeptide repeat protein — translated: MLTNLLLLFTVALSPAGSYNLGNKHYSQNDYSQAVAAYQEALRSGPDASVLYNLGNGYFKSGRIGLAVASYRRARYLSPRDKDISANLDFVRSYRADKILTMPDPFSKFLYGLFHFFRNTKHPFRPWSVSALVF